The sequence TGACTGTCATATAAATTTCATTGGTATCAGTTCCGGTACTTGTCATATTTCTAACAATATAGGGGCTTCCTGATAGACCGGGGAGTGAGACAGCTGTACCCGATTCCAGTGTGACACCTTCTTCCAATACAGTATCGAAGTAGAAAATCTCAGTATCTACAACAGTTGAACTGTCGCTGGTCAGAGTATTCCATTTACGATTGGTTCTGACTATATAAAGTCCTCCCTCAATGGGGAGAAGTTTTATTGTATAAAAGTAATAATCATTGTTATTATCTACATCAGTTCTTCTCTCATATTCAAGAACTTTTATAAGTGTGCCATCTACTTCTGTAATATAATATAAACCCGTTTTTGAATTATTATCTTCATCAATAAGGGAGACGTAAACTTTGCTGTTATATACGGCAATAGATGAAACAACGGAGGTTGAACCATAACCTTCAGGCTTGGGTACGATATTCCAGGGACTTTGTACAGAACCGGCAATGCTGTACCACAGTTGTTTTCCGTGGGTGACATAGTAGTCCTGTCCCGCATCATTAAAAAGAATGATACTACCTACTGGAGTTGTTTTTTTAAAGTTGTTGCTGTCTTCGATCTTCTCTTCATTCTCAAGTGCATAGAAGATGGGATCACCCTTACAGGCAGCAAAAAGCAGTACTAGAAATGATATATAGAGTAGTTTTTTCATTAAATCCTCTTAAAAATGGTAAACAGCGGAGAGAGACACATCCATGAAGTTTCCAAATCTGTTGTACTCTCCATCACTGTAGAGCTGGGGTACCCACCAGTAAGTTGTATTCATACCGAAGGACCAGTTTGAGCTATAATTCCAGTAGGCACCAATACCGGGTTTCAGAATCATCTCTACATGAAAACTGTCCAGGTAGGAGGTCATATTGATACCGGCACCCAGGTAGACGGGTACAGAGATCAAATTGTTCAGAAACTGGAACTCATAGGTTCCTCTAAGGGTGATTGGAATCATATAAAAGTTATGCTTATTGGGGCTGCTCGCAAACATCGCCCCCACTTCCATACCAAGTATAATATTATTGTTAACATAGGCACCGTAAAAGAGGGAGCCATTGCCGCCCAACGAAAGGTTGGTGGAGTTAAAGGCATCTGAATCATCCCAGCTTAATGACGGGTTATTGATAAAAAGCGGGATGAATAATCCTGCATTAATTCCGAAGACCTGGTCACCCATTGTATGGTATTCAATTCTGCTGTCTTTAGGATTTTCCTCTTCCTGAGCCTCTTCTGCATAGGCAAGCATTGAAAAAAGTAAAAATATCAGCATAAATAGAATGGACGGGGATGAGATTCTGGGTATCTTTCTATCCAATTTTGTTCCTCATTTTCAAAATTTGTTTGATAATATCATAGTAACAACAAAGCTTCAACGAGGTTACGATGAGGAGGAAATCTTTATTATGGCAACTATAATTGACGGAAAAGCGGTGGCTCAGAGTTTGAGAGTGAAGCTGGCTGAAAGAGTTAAAGAGATGAAAGTATCCGGTGTTGTACCCGGTTTGGCTGTTGTGCTTATTGGTGATGATCCTGCAAGCCGTTCATATGTGACAGCCAAGGAGAAGAGCTGTCATGATCTTGGAATGTATTCCAGAGACATCAGGTTACCCGATGATACAACGGAAGAAACCCTTTTAAAGCTGATCGGAAAACTCAATGCTGATGATGCAATTGACGGGATTCTGGTACAGCTGCCTCTTCCTTCTCATATTGACGAGCAGAAAATTATTGTATCTATCGATCCTTCAAAGGATGTAGATGGTTTCCATCCAATGAATATTGGACGCATGATCCTTGAACAGGATACATTTATTCCCTGTACACCCAATGGAATTCTGAAACTTCTTGAATACTCAGAGATTTCCACTAAAGGGAAAAAAGTCGTTGTTGTAGGACGAAGTAATATTGTAGGTAAACCCATCACCAATCTGATGTTTCAGAAACAGAGCTGGGGGAACGCCACAGTAACTGTCTGTCACACAGGAACAAAGGATCTGAAAAAAGAGACTCTTGAAGCTGATATTCTGATTGCTGCCGCCGGCCGGCCGGAGATGATTACCGGAGATATGATCAAGCAGGATGCCGTTGTCATTGACGTCGGTGTCAACCGTGTTGAAGACAGTACAAAGAAGAGGGGATATAGACTCACAGGTGATGTTGATTTTGCCGGAGCCAGTGAAAAAGCCTCCTTTATCACGCCCGTTCCAGGTGGAGTCGGTCCCATGACAATTACCATGCTTCTGTTTAATACGGTTAAATCCGCAGAAGCAAGAATGGCCTGAAGGCCAAATTAAATAACTAAGCGGAGAACACCCACATATTCTATGAAACGTATTTTACTGATCTATATTCTGCCATCCATCCTCATTCTAACGGTGATGTTCGGATTCTTTATATCCGGGCGGAACTGGAAAAAACAGGCCCTGGGCTATGAAGAGCAGATAAAAATGACACAGGAGGAGCTCTCCTCACTGCGCAGCAATCAGGAGATTCTCAAACAGAATTCAGCCCAGGTGAGACAGTATATAAATCTGCCGGCTCTGGTTTTTGATGAATCGGCTCTTGAAGATGAATCTCAGGACTCAGATGTCCCTGAACAGGGGAACTTTGAACTTGCAGCCTATGGGGCCGTCGCCTTTCTTAATGAGCATAACAGTGGTCAGGATACCCTGAGAAGCTACGGCGCTCTTTTGGAAGACAGTTCATTCATCACAGTACTGAAACAACTTGATCTGAGCTACAGGAAATCTGTAGGTTACACAGGTATTCTGAGCAGGGGTGATGAAGATTATTTCACTCTGGAATATCTGCCGGAGAGCAATGAATTTCAGGCAGAGAGTGTACTGGGAGATGGCGAGGTGAATGGAGTTCTCTCATCCCCTGAGTTTGTCGGATATCTCCAGAGTGAAACAGCCGCCATGGATCTGCTTTATGCCCGTGTGGATAGTCTTAATCAGGATCTTATGAGGATTTATCAGGACCGTGAGCTCAGAAGCAGTTTAAGAGAACTGCAGCTCAGCCTGGGAAAACCTCTTACATCAGGAATGATTAAATCCGTTCCTGTTCTCAGAGTTGATGATTCTAAGCTCCTTTCCATGAAAAGCGATATCGAAACAAGCTCCTATCTTATGGGAGATAATTCATATAAAAGCCTTGATGAGCTCAAAACAGGTCTCCTGGACTATGTCAGTACTAAAGACATCAGAACAGATGCAAAGGTTCAGGATGATCTTGTAGAAGAGGAGATGAAGGATCTGTTGGAAGATCCCGCCTTTTTGCAGAGGTTGAAAGACCTCGGCTTCTCGCCTGTAATGACTCCCCGAGAGGACAACGATTATATCTATTATGATCTGCTGGACTCTCAAAATGAGGTAAAAGGATCTCTGGCTTTGCAGAAAGAGTTTGCAGAAGTCTATCTCATGGATGGGGATGATATTCCCGTTCGCTCCCTCAGAACATTTACCTCTGAGCATAATCTGACTTTCAACTATCAGCTGGAAACAGCGGATACAGCAGTTGTTTCTGATCAGTTTACCGCCGCCGAGGGCTCTGAAACCTTTTTATTAATCGGTTCTCATGAACATAATGCGGATACTATGATTCTCCTCCATGCAGATAGTGACAGTGGCGAGTTGAGGATGCTCAGCGTCCCCAGAGACCTCTATTATCAGGGAAGTAAAATCAACTCCATCTACAGGCAGCAGGGACCCGAGCAGCTAATGTCGGCTCTCTCTTCCGTAACAGGTCTGGAAATTAAAAATTATGTGGGCATCGATATGTATGCCTTTATCGATGTAGTCAATATTCTGGGAGGCATTGATGTTACCCTGGATGAGGCTCTGGTTGATCCCACCTATAAGGTGCGTGAGAACGGCCGCTGGTCAACTCTTTACTACACTGCGGGGACTCATCACCTTGATGGCATTGCCGCCCTTAGAATCGCAAGGTCACGGCATACTTCATCAGACTTTGAGCGCTCTGTTCGTCAGCAGAAGGTCATTGCGGCCTTAAAGGATTCTGTCTCAGTACTGGGTTTTACAAATATCAGTAAAATCTACGATATTATCCAGACAAGCGGGAAATATGTGGAGTCTAATCTCAGTACTGCCGATATGGTAAAGTACTTCCTCTCATATAAAGATTATGAGATAAGCGGTCAGCATGTATTGAATACTGACAATGTTCTTTATGCCACTTATACAAATCTATATAGATTGAGCGAAGAGGAGCAGGCAAAGGCTCTGAAAGATCCAAATTATTACAAGGGTGGATGGATTGTACTTCCAAAGAACAATGATTGGAGTATAATTAAGTCATATATCCGTTCGGTATTAACTTCATAAAGCCGATTCGGATCTTAAGGATAATATTATTAAGGAGAACATCATGCCCCTAAGGCTTATCTGGTATATTTTAATTTTAATCTGTCTTTTTACATTTGTGGGTCTTAACCTGGGGAATATGTCAGATGTCAATATCTGGTTTACCGAGGCGGGTCATTTTAAGGATGTTCCCATTGTTATCAGCTTCTTTGTGATGTATATACTGGGTGCTCTGTCTGTCATTCCCTACCTTATAGGGAGCGGTTTGAAACAGCAGAAACAGAAAAAGCAGCTTAAGAGAGAGAGTCTCCCTGGGGCTGCTTCAAATGATGATAAAAAAAAGAGTAGAAAACTACTGAAGAAAAAAGTTGAAAAAACAGAAGAACCCGAAGCGAGTAAACCGGAACTTCTTTAAGTTTCTGACTTTCCTCCTGTTTCTGCAGCTCTGTACAGCTGCCGGTGCATCGGATCTGCTGGACAGGGCCGGGTCCCTTGAACGGGAAGGGAAGAGTGAAGAGGCCCGCGTTTTATACATACAATGGCTCTCAAAATCCGGCAGCAGTGAATCTGATAGCTTTGGGCGTATTCTGATTCATACACTCAGAATGCCGGCTCCTCTTAAAGAAGATCTCAATCTTATTAAAAAAAATCTATACCGGGTCAATTCGGTACAAGATAAAAAAGATATCATCAGGACAGCCCTTATTCTTTGTGAGTTGTCAGGGAATCATGAACTGACTCAACAGTATCTCTCGGCCCTTTCTGCACTTTATGAAGATGCCGGTGTTTCTCCCGGCAGGGATGTGACCATTTCCCGCCTCACAATGTCTTCAGATATTAAATATGAGTATATGGCTGCTTTGGAGGAGAATGCAGAGTCTCCCAGGCTTCTTATGTGGATTGACCGGGCACACAATCAGCATCCTTTTCTGATTACAGAGGCTGACTGGCTTTTTCAGCTGCAGAAGGTCTTAAATAAGGCAGGTTACAGCTCTCAGGCGGAGATCTTTAAAAAGCGGATACTCAAGGATTTTCCTGATTCTATTGAAGCATCCCTGCTTAATAAACAGATATTTCCATTGGCAGGACCTGAAGAGTTATTTTCAGGAGCTGAAGACAGTGAAGTCATTCAGGATAATATATCTGCTGCTGATCCCAGCACAGATCCTCTGCCGGATTCATCTTCTGAATATACCCTATATCAGGCCGGAGCCTTTCAGAAGTATGAGAATGCGTCACGCCTCAAGATTGAACTGGAAGAGGCCGGGCTTGTCTCTCATGTAAAAAAAGAGGACTCCGCCTACAAGGTTATTGTGGAGAGCCGTAATGATGATCTTACAATAAAGATATTAAACGAGAAGGGAATTCAGGCTTTCAGGATTTATCCATAACTTCAATCTGTTCAATATGAAGAGTTTCTCCTGATTCCTGTAGAAAGCCGGAAACTGTCAGGTTTCCAGGTACCAGAGTGAGAGTTCTGATAATCCTGCTGCTGTCTTCAGTGATCTGGAAATCAACATTGTAAACAGACCTTGCATCCATCAGTCCGTTCTTTCTCTGATATCTTAACTGCAGAATACTTGTACCGTAGAGGTTAAAGAAGGTATATACACCCTGTCTATTTTCTCCATCAACATTTTTCTCGGTAAAGAAAGGGTAGTCCAGATAAAATTCGTTGCCCCGGCTTCCCTTGAACAGTCCGCTCAAATGGTTCAGTTCTTCAATAGGTTCCAGCATCTCATCATGTACCAGACCCTGCTGAAGGCTTTGGCTCAGAGGTGTATAATAACCGCCCCATTCTGTAGTTCCCTGAATTTTCACCTTGATGGAATCCATGTCTTCCACAGTAATTAAGATATCCCGACGAAGGCTCTGAATCAGGATATTCTGTGACTGAATATAGATACCCTTGAAGATTGTTCTGTAGGTGTCATCCCAGTCGTAGATCTCCTGAATATCATCGATGGTGAAGATCACCTGATCTTCATCGGGCTGAAAGTAGAGAATATCCTGTAAGAAGGGCTGTTTTTCACCAACACTGTCGCTTACTCTGTGCCATGGACCGCTTAAGAAGGCTTTGAAGTCATCCAAATCGCCTCTGTAGAGCTTTTTAAGGTTCTCTTCCTTGATGGTTACACCAGGCACTTTGGCAACTGATATGGGCTGATATCTTGAAGCTGCTTTGTTCCAGTTATAAACTGTCTTTATGAGGTCCAGGTTTTCATCATCCTCTGGATTGGTCTCTTCTGTGATAATGGGAAAGCTCTCCCATGTCATCTGTCCGGATTTATATTCCTGAGATCGGTCGGCTGTCTCTATATCAATAGTACCGTTCACAACCAGCTGGGCAATACGTCTATAGGTCAGTCCGGCGCTTCCACCCTGGGTTTTTATACTGAATACATCCAGAGTCTGAAACCCCTGCTTATTGAATCCTGTAATAAGAACCTCATTAAGCTGATTGCCGTTCAGATCCTGCAGGTGGACGCTCAGACCTTCCATATGATCTGGACTGATCATCTCTTCCAGAGAGAGCTGATAGCGCATCATATCGTTATTGTAGTCGGCTATAAAGAGTTTAAGTTTGTCCTTTCCATCTTCATCTTTGACCATTGTCAGGATGATCTGTTCTTCTTCAACATCATGGTCCAGATTAATGTCCTGCAGACGCTGGATATGATTATTATCAGGGATCTCAACCATAGGAACAAGAAAAGTGTTTTCTTCAACTTCATTCACACCTTCATCATTCGTTGTATTATCACCTTCGTTGACATGAGGATTTATAATTCTTGGTACCGCATTTGTCATCTCTTCAGACTTGTTTCGGCAGGATATGAGAAGCATTAAAAGGAGGAGTGAGTAAACAATTCTTTTCATGGGGCTATTATGTAAAGAAGGACGCAAAGAAATCAAGCACTTCGGCCTTTACTTCTTCAACAGGCTTAGTCAATTTGAATCCCGCAGCTGTAGGGTGACCCCCTCCACCGAAGCGTGATGCCAGAGGAAGGCAGTCAATTTCATTTTTAGTTCTTACAGAACAGCGTACCTGCCCCTGTGCATTTTCTTTAACAAATATAGAGACACGCACATCATTGCACTGGAGTGGAATATTAACGATCTCCTGGGATTCTTCGTATTTGGCTCCCGACTCGACCAGAGAATCTCTATTCATATACTGGAAGGCCACATGGTCATTGTAGTGGAGCTCCAGAGTCTTTCCCACCATAGTTCTCAGCTTGAGTGACTCTGTGGATTTACTTTCATAAAGATTGGAATAAACAAAATTGGGCCGAGCTCCGTTTAACACCAGTTTGTGGGCAATGGCGAAGGTTTCGGCACTTGTTTTCGGATAGATGAAAGAGCCTGTATCATAGACAATTCCCGTGAACATAGCTTCCGTAAGGGGAGCAAAGTAGGGAATTGAGAAATACTGCTGTATACTGTGGAGCATTTCACAGGTAGAAGAGGCATTAGGGAGGAACAGGCCTTTAAAGGGGATGTGATTATCATAATCATGGTGATCAATAACAAGTACTTCCTTGACAGTTTCCATATTTAGCCTTGTTGAAAGATGTCCAATATTACCCGGCTCGGTATCAACTACTATAAGGGTTTTTTTATTTAGATCTCCAGGAAGATCATCCTCGGGAGATACATTTTGAATCACATTTTCCGTATCAACATACTTATATTTATGTTCAATCTGATCGGAATTGAGAATTATGACTTTTTTTTTCAAATATTTAAGGATGCTGTATATTACAATTTCTGCACCGATTGCATCACCGTCAGGAGCTTCATGACTAGTAATGATGTAGTTATCATCCTTGATAAGGTGCTCGCAGATTTCTTTAACTGTCATTTATTTTCTGTCCTTGTGTATAATAATATAAACTATGAAAACTGAAAAATCTATTTGTGATCATTTATTTGAAGAAAAATTGAAGCTTGATGTCTGCTGTGTAATCGCTGCCGCCGGATTATCCTCAAGAATGGGACTCTGGAAAGGTGATCTCAAAATTCCATCATACGGGGAGCCGGGCAAAAAGCAGATCCTTTTAATTGAAAATGCTGTTAATACAGCTCTTGAGAGCTGCCGGAAGGTAATTCTTGTCGGGGGTGAACAGATGCCCCGGATTAGAGAGATTTTTTTTAATTGTAAAGAATTGATTCTTGTCGAAAACAGGGAGTATCAAAGGGGAATGCTGAGCTCGATTCAGACAGCTATGAGCTGTGTTGACAGCGATTTTTTTATCATGCCCATGGATATGCCTCTTTTGACATGGTTTCATCTATTTAAAATTCACGATGCATACAGTATCCGGAATGATTCTAAAGTATTCAGGCCTGTTTTTCAGGGATCCCCGGGACATCCGGTATTATTACCCTATTCATGGAAAAAAAGGGTCCTAAAGATGAAAGGGAAAAATCTTAAAGCTAATTTAAGTGATGATGATCAGGTTCTTATTCCCTGGGGGGATGAGTCTGTTGTGCTGGACCTTGATACACAGGAGTCTTACGAGCAGTTTCTAAGAGACTATTCGTCCTCATAAGACTGAAGGACACGTTTTTTAGTTGGAGCTGTATAGGCATAACCCAGGCTGACCATATAGGATATCTTATTTCGCAGCTGAATCTCTCTGGAGTCATAAGAGGCGCTGGTAAACTCTATGGTATCCAGGCTTCCCTTAATCCCCGTGAAGATATTGTTCTTTTCATTCAGTTTTATCAGAAATTTTATACCCGCACCCATTCCGACTGAGATCATATGGTTTGACTGGTTTTCATCCAGAGGATCTCTGTTTAAAAAAGTATATTGAGTATGAAATCCGATATAGGGGAGAAAGCCTATGGGTCCGGCCCAGAGACTCCATCCAACAGCTCCCATATAGTCCAGGGAAAAACCGCTGTTGCTTTCGTTGCTGTCAGATTCATATTTGCTCTGAAAGGGAAGCAAGAGGTAGATATCTGAGTAGAATCCGAGACGACTCCCGGTGAAGCTGCCGTAGTTAAGCCCAAGGGATTGTATGTTATATTCCAGCTTTTCTGTATCAGTTCCGGATGCTTCATTCAAATTTTTAAAGCTTTGCTGGTAACTGATTCCCACCATGTGGATCTGGTTCCAGTCGATGACGTTTTCCTCCTGTTCGATTTCCTGTGAGAATACAGAGGTGGTGAACAGAAGTGTAAGGATGGAAAGGATCGACAAAGTGCAGGCGGGTTTTCTTATCATTTATTTATAATAATTCTCAAGATGGATAAATGCAATCGCATACCTGTGAAAAGATCAGGGCAAAAAAAAGCCCGTAAGTCTGGACGTTGAACCTTACGGACCTGAAATAGCATACCTCCCAAAGGAGATATTGAAACTGTCGAACACATAAATGCGTTACATTTATAAAATTCGGTGTTCCTGAGAAATACTTTAGATAAAAATAAAATACTTTTCCTATACTCATGATCAGACCGATTCTGTTAAGTCAGAATAGTTCGCCCTGTCCGCCTCTCAGGCTCTCTTCTACGAGGGAGATGATATAGTCCAGATCTTCTTTATGATTCAGAATATCGTAATCATCAATATTCAGTACAAGTTTGGCCGAGTCTTTGTAACTGCCCGTCCACTCTTCATAGAGTCCGTTCAGATTCTGAAGATAGTCCCGGGGGATGGCGGATTCAAAATCCCTGTTGCGTCGGGAAATTCTAGCCTCCAGGGAAGGAACTGACGCCTTTAGATACACAAGCAGGTCAGGGGGCTGCAGAAGGGATACAGCAATCTTATACATTTTCCAATAGGTATCAAAATCCCTTTTTTTTATTTGACCCTGCAGGTAGAGGTTCCTGGCAAATATCTGGGCATCCTCATAAATGGAGCGGTCCTGTACGACATTGCCTCCGTTATCCTGCAGCTCTTTATGCATGGCCATCCGGTCGCTCAAAAAGAATAGCTGTGAGTGGTAGGCCCATTTTTTCATATCTGTATAAAAATCTTCAAGATATGGATTCTCTGAGACAGGTTCGTAGTAGGGTGTCCACGAGAGTGCTGTGCATAGGTGTTTTACGAGTGTTGATTTACCGGCACCTATATTTCCGGCAATAATTATATATTTTTTCACAATTTGTTCTTCAGCCTTCTACCATGCCTTTCAGGAGGGCGGCGGCATCTTTCATTTTATATTTTCCCAGAAGTGCAGATGCGTCTTCCAGTTTGTTTTTCAAATCTTCATCTATTTCAGAATCTAATAGATCATCCAGTATCTTCACTGCAGGTCTTGGTTTTCGCACTGCCAGAGAAGCGGCAGCTTCAGCGATCTTTTTTATTACAGCATCCCTGTCGATCTTTACAGCTGAATTTTCTCCATCTTCCTTCTCAGACTTTTCTGTGGACAAATATCCATCTATATTGCCCAGAGTCCGGATCAGGGTCTCATGAACTTTAATAATGAATTCTTCAGCCGGTTTCTCTTCTTTGAGAGCAGCTTCCAGCGCGGCAGCAGCCTCCCGGATCTCTTCAGCACCGAGATTAGCACTGACTCCTTTCAGAGAGTGACTATGGCGTAGTGCAGCTTCATTGTCTCCAGCAGATATCAGTTCTTGTATATCTTCCTTGAAGGATTTAAAATCTGCACTCATATCTTTCAGGAGCTTGGCATAGAGCTTCTTATTGCCTGCAAGACGCTCAAGTCCTTTATGGCTGTCCACTCCTTCAATACTTATTGAATCTGATTTTTCGGCAGGCTCATCCTGTATTCCGTAATCTTCCGGTAATTGTCTGTCCCCCGGGCTGATCCATTTTATAAGTGTTTTCCAAAGCTCTTTCGGCTCAATAGGCTTGGTGACATAATCATTCATTCCGGATTCTAGAACACTCTCTTTTACTCCGGTCATGGCATCGGCGGTCATGGCGACAATGGCGATATCCTTGAACTCATCCCGGCTACGCAGCTCTTCAGTTGTTTTATATCCATCAAGAACAGGCATCTGCAGGTCCATCAGTACTATGTCATAAGACTTCTGTTCCAGTTTTTCAATAGCAACTCGTCCGTTCTCGGCTATGTCCACATAGAAGCCTTCCCCGCTGAGAAGTTCACTGGCCACTTCCTGGTTAATCTCATTATCTTCAACCAGAAGTATTGAGGCTCCTCTGATTTTATCAAAACCGGGAGGCATTTTTACTCTTTTTCTGATATCACTATCTGCTGATATATGGCCGAAGGCCTGCATGATTGTATTTAGAAGGAGCGACTGATTAACAGGCTTCAGGATAAAACCGGAAAAATCAGATTTTTCAGCAGTACTAAGAACTTCATCCCGGCCGAAGGCGGTTACAAGAATATATTTGGGTCGTTCTTTTTCATCCAGGACCTCGTTAATTTTATTTGCTGTCTTAAAACCGTTCATTTCAGGCATACTGTAATCCATAAGTATCAGGTCGAATCCCTTCTTACCGGATTCTTTCTTCTCTTTTACAAGCTCTATGGCCTTCATACCATCTTCTGCAGCAGTTGAGTCAAAGGAGAAGTCACCCAGGTAATCTGTAAGGACTTCGCGGCTTGTGGGATTGTCATCCACTATCAAAACTTTCAGATCCTGAATAGCGGGTGGGATAATCTCTTTTTTCTTTTTATCCTGTGCAATGAATACGGCCGTAAAATGGAAGGTCGCACCCTCACCATAGACACTGTCTACACCGATTTCACCGCCCATCATCTCGGTGAGCCTTTTACTGATGGAGAGTCCCAGACCTGTCCCGCCGTATTTTCTTGTAGTGGAGCTATCTGCCTGAGAGAAGGCCTGGAAGAGCTTTTTCTGCTGTTCATCACTGAGGCCGATTCCCGAATCTCTTACCCTGAACTCTATTGTGGCTTCTTTATTCTCAAGAGTTACCAGTTCTGCCGTAACGGCAATTTCACCTTTCTCTGTGAACTTGATTGAGTTATTAGTCAAATTGAGAAGAATCTGCCCAAGACGGAGGGGATCTCCGATCATATAGGGTGGTATATCTGTTCCTATTTTAAATACAAGTTCCAGGTTCTTATCGCTGGCCTTTGTACTTATCATGCTTGCCAGGTTATCAAAAACTTCATGGATATTGAAGCTGATATCTTCCATGGCAAGCTTTCCGGCTTCGATTTTTGAGAAATCGAGTATATCGTTGATAATACCCAGCAGGTTGTGTGCAGAACCGTGGATTTTACGTATATAATCTTTCTGTTTTCGATTCATTTCTGTTTTCTGAATCAGGTGTGAGAGACCAATTATGGCATTCATGGGAGTTCTTATTTCATGTGACATATTGGCAAGGAAGTCAGATTTAGCTTTTGTAGCCGCCTCGGCTTCCTCTTTAGCCAGAGCAAGTTGCTGTTCTGCCTCCTTCTGCTTTGTTATGTCCCAGATAAGTCCGAAGGCTCTTTCGGGTTGTCCTTCTTCATCAAGGGTTGAAACACCCATGCAGGAGAGATAGATAATTTCAGATTCACCCTTCAAGAGTCGGTAACCACAGTTAAATGTGTCTCCGGAAGTCAGGAAAGCCGAAAATTTTTCCATTGCACGATCTCTGTCTTCAGGATGAACCCTGGAAAACCAGCTCTTCATTTTATGATCAAAAGTATCTCCAGTCAGTCCGGTTATCTCCATCAGGGTATTGTCCAGAATGAAATCTTCTTCTTCCACAATATAGGTCCAGCTTCCCATTCTGGCTGTTTTCATGGCCATATCCAGCTGAGCATCTTTTTCATGTATTGCCTGCTCTGCCAGTTTCCTGGCAGTTATATCCAGAGAGTATTCAATCATCTGAACAAGTTTGCCCTCCTCATCAAAAATAGGATAGCCATGGACTTCCACATATACAGGTTCCCCTTCTGCATCATAGTGAATATGTTCAACAGTACAGGGCTTATTGGTTCTACTTACGGTTTCCAGAGGGCAGGGGTGCTCTTCTGAGTGACAGGGAATATCA is a genomic window of Oceanispirochaeta sp. M1 containing:
- a CDS encoding NTP transferase domain-containing protein produces the protein MKTEKSICDHLFEEKLKLDVCCVIAAAGLSSRMGLWKGDLKIPSYGEPGKKQILLIENAVNTALESCRKVILVGGEQMPRIREIFFNCKELILVENREYQRGMLSSIQTAMSCVDSDFFIMPMDMPLLTWFHLFKIHDAYSIRNDSKVFRPVFQGSPGHPVLLPYSWKKRVLKMKGKNLKANLSDDDQVLIPWGDESVVLDLDTQESYEQFLRDYSSS
- a CDS encoding deoxynucleoside kinase, which codes for MKKYIIIAGNIGAGKSTLVKHLCTALSWTPYYEPVSENPYLEDFYTDMKKWAYHSQLFFLSDRMAMHKELQDNGGNVVQDRSIYEDAQIFARNLYLQGQIKKRDFDTYWKMYKIAVSLLQPPDLLVYLKASVPSLEARISRRNRDFESAIPRDYLQNLNGLYEEWTGSYKDSAKLVLNIDDYDILNHKEDLDYIISLVEESLRGGQGELF